The bacterium nucleotide sequence AGCCGTCCGCCGCATGGCCGACGGGGATCAGCAGGAACGGTCTCTCGTTCGCGGGGCGGCGAAGGATCGGCGACAAAAAGCGCATCGGCGCGGGGGAGTGCGTCAACGCGCAAAGGCCCGCGACCTGGATGGCGGCCAGCAATATGCCCGTCGCGATACCGGTCGATTCGGAAGCGTAATACACCGCGCCGCCGTCGTCGCCGCGCGTCAGTTCGAAAACGACGATGAGCCACGGAGCGATTTCAAGGAACGGCTTTTGCTCGGTGGTCGCGAACGGCTCCAGGTCGTGAAGCCATTTTTCGGACGCGCGCTTCGTGTAAAACAGATGCTCCTCCGCCTCGGCCGCCTCGCGGATTTCGCGTTTGAGCGCGGCGTCGTCCACGCACACGAACCGCCACGGCTGACGGTTCGCGCCGCTCGGCGCCGTGCCCGCGGTACGCACGATGTTTTCGATCGTCTCCCGGCTGACGGCGCGATTGGAAAAATGCCGCACGCTGCGGCGATGGTTCATGAGCGTGTAGAACTCGTGCGACACAATTTCCGACGCGCGGCCGGGATCGTGCGGGCGATAGGGAACGTGCGGGGCGTCGGACATCGGGCGGCTCCGGTTTGGGAACTGGGGTTTGGGAATGGCGAATTGGGAATTGCGAGTTGGGAATTGGGAGTTGGGAATGGCGAATTGGGAATCGGGAATGCATCCGTGTCGCGCGTTCGTCATCCGCGTCGCGTGTTCGTCATCCTGAGCGAAGCGAAGGATCTGGCTCGCTCCGGCCGACGGCAGCTTTGCAAATCGAAATCAATCGCGGTGCGCCTCCAGGTACAGCACCAGCGCGTACATCGCCTTGTAGCTCGCCAGCAGCGTGTAGCGCGAATACCAATAGCCGGGCAGGTTCGTGCCGAGAAATTCGTGATCGAACCACGAGCCGTCGTCGAGCTGTTCGTCGAGAAGGAACGCGATACCCGCGTCGATCGCGTTCTGGTCCGCCCCGATCGCTTGAAGGCCGATGAGCGAATACGCGGTCTGAAACACGGTGGACTCGCCGGCGCCCGCGAGCGCCTCGTCGAGGTAGGACTGCGGCGTCTCCCCCCAGCCGCCGTCGTCGTTCTGGACCGAAAGCAGCCATTCGATCGCACGGGCGACATCTGGATCGCGCGGCGATTCGCCGGCCGCCGCCAGCGCCTGCAAAACCTGGCCGGTGCCGTAGGTGTAGTTCGTTCCCCAGCGCCCGAACCACGCGCCCCACGGCTTCTGGCGCGCCTTCACGAAATCGATCGCGCGGCGCATTGCGCGCGCATCGTCGAAGCGGTCGATCGCGCCAAGGTTCGTCATCGTGACGATCGCGCGCGCGGTGATGTCCTCGTTTGAATCGTCTACCGGCACCCAGGTTTCGCCTTCGAGATACGGCGCGAACGTCACCGGGTCCAGGCTGTTCTTGCCCCAGGCGGCGAATCCGCCGTCGTCGTTTTGCATCGCGCGCATCCAGTCGATGCCGCGCGCAAGTTGACCCTCCATCCGCGCGAGGACCGGCTCGGGCAAAAGCGCGAGCGCGTCTAGCACCATGACGGTGACGTCCACGTCGGGGTATCGCTGGTTCTCGTGCTCGAATCCCCATCCCCCGGGTTCGACATTCGGCACGACGTGCGACCAGTCGCCGGGAATCGTCGCCTGCTTTTCGAGCAGCCAGGAGACGGCGTCGGCGACCATCGGATCGTCAGGCGGCATGCCCGCGGAAAGCAGCGCATGCAGCACGTACGCCGTGTCCATGACGGGCGGCTCGCTGAACTGCTGGATGATCGTGTTCTCGCCTTCGCGCTGAAACGAACGCACCCCCTCGAGCCCGCGTTCGATCGCGTCGTCATGCGCCGGGTCACCCGTCGCGTGAAGCGCGATCAGCGAGTAGTACGTCTGGATGAGAACGCCCGCCCAGTTGCCGTCGGCTTCCTGGCGCTCGAGGATCCATTGCGTCGCCTGATCCGCGCAGCAGCCGGGGCCCCAGAAATCGGTCGCCGGATCGACGCCCTCCCACGGGTCGGAAATGAAAATCTCGCCGATTCCCCGGCCCGCCGGCACGGGCGCGATGTGGTGCATGTCGTTCGACAGCAGCATCGGGATGAGCGCCGACTGGAAGAAGCCGTAGTGATACATCAGCTCCTCAAAGTTCATCAGCCACGTGTGGACGCGCATCGTGTTCGGCTTCCACGGCACAAAGCCGAAGTTCGCAAGGCGTATGCGCACCAGCAGGTTCGCCGCGTCGGCGCCGCCGTTTGCGAGGATAAATTCGCGCGCGCGTTTCATCGTCGTGCCGTTTTGCGGAAACCCCGCGAGCTTCAGCGCGGTGTAGTCGAGCACGGTGATGTCGAGAACCGACGGCCCGCCGGGATACGCGCTCCAACCGCCGTCCGCGTTCTGTTCGGCGACGATGTGGTTGGCCGCCTTGGCCTCGCGCTCCTCGTCCACGCGCTCAAGGTAACGGCCAAGCATGATGTAGTCCGCGTTGTACGACGTGTCGGACGGGAAATCGCCCTCCCAGTAGCCCTCGGGCGCCTGCGTCGCGCGGAAATAATCGATCGCGCGTGCAAGCGCGCGCTTCGCATCGCGCACCAAGGGTGGGTCGGATTGCGGAACGTTTTCGAATTCGAAAGCGGCGGGCGCGCCATCGTCCTTTGGCGCATCCGTCTCAAAGGCACACGCGCCCAAAAGCGCAAACAGCACGAGCGCGCACAGGATCAGCGTGGGTCGGAACGATCGCGGGGTAAACATGACCGCGAATTATACGGCCACGAAATGCGCGGTTCAACGACACCTAAAGGTCGG carries:
- a CDS encoding nitroreductase family protein, which encodes MSDAPHVPYRPHDPGRASEIVSHEFYTLMNHRRSVRHFSNRAVSRETIENIVRTAGTAPSGANRQPWRFVCVDDAALKREIREAAEAEEHLFYTKRASEKWLHDLEPFATTEQKPFLEIAPWLIVVFELTRGDDGGAVYYASESTGIATGILLAAIQVAGLCALTHSPAPMRFLSPILRRPANERPFLLIPVGHAADGCEVPDIHRKPLEEIMVVNR